A genomic region of Dreissena polymorpha isolate Duluth1 chromosome 4, UMN_Dpol_1.0, whole genome shotgun sequence contains the following coding sequences:
- the LOC127877049 gene encoding leucine-rich repeat-containing protein 74B-like: protein MTNRLAPPLLLPRRTATVSFETHGAGSRQPSRLSHLDLTVPVRQTGSRLSQIQGRTSRLDDDHFFDSSDDESSSPSRRPAPLRGSSPRENAGVKTYKKICKKYKLIPIQKLARQLGKGTITASNLNMSPKEIKAFFVALVEYYINDSNHKQQGESDALTTLVLDGNNMATTQIMFVADFGQTHSFLTDLSLGGCGLCSHALTALTRFITKVQTIHRLDISNNNIGDVGHEAIADLIQNSNSLEILILRGNKLSESGVQLGKAISENTIMKFLDLSWNHIRGNGAIGIAKGLANNVRLETLVLSWNGFGYEGCVAMGNALANNTTLKSLDLANNRIHQQALFELMKGLEKNKTLVVLKLGENPITAAMTSVLLAKILKAKESNLMELDLQGLVVDKEFEGILKQIQDERLFFTNYERSLPLHKGPVREIDPENVFNVDPLRILKYMKEHLKTIHLFLKVGIDGEHRLSKEEMKFAFERDGYPITDSALEKVMKYLTANKDNHVELMEVIKGKRRLKQSLFNEQEEALLGEQEKDKKSSQPLAVADSIPREEKIPRKLPPLNGPKMK, encoded by the exons ATGACGAACCGCCTCGCGCCACCACTTCTGTTGCCTCGTAGGACCGCGACGGTCTCCTTCGAGACGCACGGGGCCGGAAGTCGCCAACCATCTCGACTGTCGCACCTTGACCTGACAGTTCCGGTACGCCAGACTGGGTCGCGACTAAGTCAGATCCAAGGGAGGACGTCTCGATTGGATGACGACCACTTCTTTGACAGCAGTGATG ATGAAAGCAGTTCGCCCTCTCGGCGCCCCGCCCCGTTGAGAGGGTCCAGTCCACGAGAGAACGCCGGAGTGAAAACATACAAGAAGATCTGCAAGAAGTACAAGCTGATACCAATACAGAAGCTGGCGAGACAGCTAGGAAAAGGGACCATCACGGCCAGCAACTTGAACATGAGTCCGAAGGAGATAAAGGCATTCTTTGTCGCGCTCGTG gAATACTATATCAACGACAGTAACCATAAACAG CAGGGGGAGAGTGACGCCCTGACGACGCTCGTGCTCGATGGCAACAACATGGCGACCACACAAATCATGTTTGTGGCTGACTTCGGGCAAACTCACTCGTTTCTGACAGACCTG TCTCTCGGTGGATGCGGACTGTGTTCTCACGCTCTGACGGCTCTTACACGGTTCATCACCAAAGTACAAACCATACATAGACTAGACATAAGCA ATAATAACATAGGTGACGTTGGTCATGAAGCCATTGCAGATCTTATTCAG AACAGCAACAGTTTAGAAATCCTCATTCTTCGCGGGAACAAACTTAGCGAATCTGGTGTGCAGTTGGGGAAAGCAATAA GTGAAAACACGATAATGAAATTTCTTGACCTCAGCTGGAACCATATTCGAGGAAATGGAGCAATCGGCATTGCCAAAGGGTTGGCG AACAATGTTAGGCTAGAGACGCTGGTGCTGAGCTGGAACGGGTTTGGTTACGAAGGGTGTGTAGCAATGGGGAACGCCCTCGCAAATAACACAACTCTAAAGTCGCTCGACCTGGCTAACAACCGAATACATCAACAAGCTCTCTTTGAACTGATGAAGGGCCTAGAGAAGAACAAAACATTAGTGGTACTTAAG CTTGGTGAAAACCCCATAACTGCTGCCATGACGAGCGTCTTGCTCGCCAAGATCCTGAAGGCGAAAGAGAGCAACCTGATGGAGCTTGACCTCCAG GGTCTAGTAGTAGACAAGGAGTTTGAAGGAATTCTGAAGCAAATACAGGACGAGCGACTGTTCTTCACGAACTACGAGAGATCCCTGCCTCTCCACAAGGGTCCGGTCAGAGAGATCGACCCCGAAAACGTGTTCAACGTGGATCCCTTACGAATCCTGAAGTACATGAAGGAGCATCTGAAAACTATTCACCTCTTCCTGAAGGTGGGCATCGATGGAGAGCACAGGCTTAGCAAGGAGGAAATGAAATTCGCCTTTGAG CGAGACGGTTATCCCATAACTGACAGTGCTCTTGAGAAGGTTATGAAATACCTCACTGCGAACAAAGACAACCACGTAGAATTAAT GGAAGTTATTAAAGGCAAGCGACGGTTAAAACAAAGCCTTTTTAATGAACAAGAAGAAGCCTTATTAGGAGAACAAGAAAAAGACAAGAAATCATCTCAACCGCTTGCGGTCGCGGATAGCATTCCGCGAGAAGAGAAAATACCGCGGAAATTACCTCCTTTGAATGGACCTAAGATGAAATGA